Part of the Mycolicibacterium mengxianglii genome is shown below.
CGTGACGTTGGTATTCGGGTGCTCGGCGGTCTCGGTGAAGACGAGTTCCTGTGCAGCCCTGATCAATCGGCAATCCGGGCAATCGATGATCTGCAGCGGCGGCTGCAGGCCGTAGTGCTGCCAGCGTTTACGCAGCAGTTCGGCATACGCCTCGTCGATCATGAAGTGCACCGCGGTCAGCTCATCGGCGCGCAGCCCGCGGCCGTAACGCAGCGCCTCCAGCAGGGCCAGGTCCACCGAGTTGACCAAGACGAACACCCGATGCTGGTCATAAGTCACCGAATCCGGCTCGAGGCCGCGGACACCTTCGAGAATGGCCGCCTCAGCCCGGTACTCGCGGTTGAGACGGATCAGGGCGAACACCAGGATCGGGAAGATCACCACCACCAGCCACGCACCTTCGGTGAACTTCGCGATGGCGAAGATCGCCACCACGACCGTCGACACCAGGCCCGCGGAGAAATTGATCACCAGCTTGTAGCGCCACCCTGGTTCACGGTGTGTCAGATGGTGTTTCGACATTCCGTAACCGGCCATCGCGAAACCGGTGAACACCCCGATGGCGTAGAACGGCACCAGGTCGTTGACCGAGCCGCCGGTGAAGACCAACAGCGCCACCGCCAGCACCGTGAGCACGATGATGCCGTTGCTGAACACCAGTCGTTGGCCGCGTCTGGCCAGCTGTCGGGGCAGGAACCGGTCCTCGGCGACGTAATTCGCAAGAGCGGGGAAGCCGTTGAAGCTGGTGTTGGCACCGGTGAACAGAATGGCGGCGGTGGCGATCTGCACCAGGCCGTAGAGCACATGGCCCGCCGGCCCGGAGCCGAAGACGGCGCGGGCGATCTCGGAGAGCACCGATGGATAGCCCGCCGTGTACGGGATGGCGTGCGTGGCGTAGGCCAGGTAGGCCACCCCGGCCAGCAGGAAGGCCAGCACCGTCGCCATCACGACCAGCACCTTGCGGGCGTTGGTGCCCGCCGGTTCGCGGAATGACCCCACAGTGTTGGAGATCGCCTCCACCCCGGTCAGGGATGCCCCGCCGTTGGCGAAGGCCCGCAGCAGCACCAACAAGGTGGCGCCCATGATCAGCCCGTCGGCGTGCTGCACCGGCACGGTGCCGATGAGGGTGGCGGGGTCGTACTGCGGCAGCCCCCAGATCAGGTGCCGCACAACGCCGGTGGTGATCATCACGGTCATCATCACGATGAAGAAGTAGGTGGGCACCGCGAACGGCCGGCCTACCTCCCGCAGGCCCCGCAGATTCACGAAACACATCGCGATCACCACGCCGACGGTGATCTCCAGGCTGTAGGGACCCAGCATCCGGACCGCGGAGACCACCGCCACCGTGCCGGCGGCGGCCTGCACCGCGACGGTGACGACGTAGTCGATCAGCAGCGCCGCGGCCGCGACCTGAGCCACCCGCGGCCCGAAATTGTCCCGCGCCACCACATACGATCCGCCGGCCCGGGTGTAGGTCATCACCACCTGGCAGTAGGAGGCGGCCACCAGGATCAGGATGCACAGGATCACCCCGGTGATCGGCAGCAGCAGCGCGAACGCGCCCAGCGCGGCATACGGCAGCAGTTCGATCAGGATGACCTCGGTGCCGTATGCGCTCGACGAGATCGCATCCGGCGAAAGAACACCGAGTGCAACACGATTGGAGAGCTTCTCGTTCTTGAGTTGGTCGGTGATCAGCGGCTTGCCGAGGAACAGCCTCTTGAGGGTGTAGCCGTAGGACGGCGGGAGGGGTGGCGGAGCCGGCGGGCCCGTCTCGGTCGGCATGGTCACCGCAACATTCTGACGCGCGACGTGGTTTGCTGCCTGGCATTGACGCGTTGGCCCACCGGTTGGGTGGTCGCCGGGCATCGGTGACGCGGTTACCCCGATACCGGTAGCTTCCCCAGGAAGGGCCTGATCAGGTTGGTCACGTCATCGAGGGCGGACTCGAGCAGGAAGTGGCCGCCGTCGAGAAGGTGGATCTCCGCATTCGGTAGATCTTCGGCGAAAGCCGTGGCCCCGTCCGGACCGAAGATGCCGTCACCGCGGCCCCATACCGCCAGTAGCGGCACCTGACTGCTACGGAAGTACTCGTGCAGAGCCGGGTACATCGGGGCGTTGGTGGCGTAGTCGTGGAACAGCTTGAGCTGCACCGCGTCATTGCCGGGCCGGGAAATCAAGTTGTAGTCGTGGTACCAGGATTCGGGGCTGACCAGGGTTTCGTCGGATACGCCGTTGGTGTACTGCCAGCGGGTGGCTTCCAGGGTGAAGTACTGGCGCACACCGGCTTCGGTATCGGCATTCTGCTGCTGCTGGTAGGCCACGATGGGTGCCCAGAACCCCGTGACGAAACCCGCGTCATAAGCGTTGCCGCTTTGGGAGATGATTGCGGTGATCGCGGATGGCGCGGCCGTGGCCAGTCGCCAGCCGATGGGGGCGCCGTAGTCATGGACGTAGAGGGCGTAACGCGAGATTCCCAGGTGCTCGAGCAGCCCGGCTGTCAGACCGGTGAGTGCGTCAAAGGTGTAGTCGAACTCGTCGACGCCCGGGGCGTCAGACAACCCGAACCCGAGGTGATCGGGCGCGATCACATGGAAGGTGTCGGCCAGTGCGGGCACCAGCCCACGGAACATGTAGGAGCTGCTCGGAAAGCCGTGCAGCAGAAGCAGTACCGGAGCATCGGCGGGGCCGGCCTCCCGGTAGAAGATTCGGTGGCCGTTGATGTCGGCGAACCTGTGATGCACTGTCATGGTGTGCTCCTATCGTGGAAGGTGGTGTGCAGAAAGCCGTGCGATTCAGGGTCGTGCGGCGGCAAGAGGAGTCGAACCTCCTTTGCTACGGATGTGTGGTGACCGGCGGTCAGATGAAGATGTCGAGCGGGAGTACGGCGGTGACAATGAAGTTGGGTACGTCGACCATCTCGGAGATCTTGAGATCGACGGCAACAGAACAGATCGTGTAAGCCTGCTGTTCGTCGTAGCCCCATTCGTCGACCAGGTAAGCGATCATCTGATGCAGCGCGTTGGCCGCCGCGAGGCTGGTGTCCTCGGACTCGTTGGTGCCGTCGGCGCGGATGGGAAGTCCGGTCGTCGCATAGAAACGCTTCGGCGCTTGCCACTCCGGCGCCATGATGAAGTCGTCCCGGAAGAACTGCAGGCCCTGGATGCCCCGGCGCTTGGCCTCGCCTTTGCGTAGGTGCAGTTCGGCAGTGAAGGTGGCCGCTACTTCGATAGCGGTACCGCAGACCTCACCGTCACCCTGGGCGAAATGCGCATCGGCGACCGAGAACAACGCCCCTTCGGTGGCCACGGGGATGAGCATCGTCGTCCCGGCGGTGAGTTGCTTGACATCGATATTGCCCGCGATCTCGCGCGGCGGAATGGTGCGAAGCGCGTCGTCGGCGATGGCCGGGTCGGCCGGCACGGCGCCGCGAGGTTGGGGTCCGTTGACGGCGCCACCGCGAGCCAGCAGCTCTGCTTCGCGGCGCAGGTACGTCTCGCGCAGCGAGGTCGACGGGGCGACACCCATGGAACCCATGAAGGGGGCACCGGGGATCCGCACTCCCGGGAGCTGCTCGCTGGTGGCCCAGTTGTCGGCGATGTCCCACTTGGTGATGTGCGGTTGCGTGTACTTGCCGCGGAGAAACCCGAATCCGGGCACCTGAACGGTGTAACCCCAACGGTCACAGCGTGTCTCGCCGATACGGACTTCGAGCAGGTCGCCAGGTTCGGCGTCGCGGACGTACACCGGGCCGGTGTGTGGGTGGACGAGATCGGTGGTGGCGCGCCCGACGTCGTCGTTGGTGGTGTCCTTGTTGAACTGCGAATCCCATGCATCGCGGGCATCCATCACCACGGTGTCACCGGCGTCGATCGTCACGATCGGCGGAATGTCTTCGTGCCACCGGTTGTGCCCGGTGTGCGGCTCTTCGGCGAGGGTCTTGGTTCTGTCGATCTTGACGTAGTGCGTGGCTCCGGCCATCTGGGTTGGTCCTTCGATCCTGGGGTGGGGGACAAACTCCGCTGATCTGAATTCAACGGGGCTCGGCCCGACCCCACCACAGCAAAGTGCGCACAGACACCGGCAATTTGCGCAAAGTGGGCCTCCGGACAGTCGGACGCTCCCGGTGGTTACACACGCTCAACACCGCCGGAACGGGACGGAAATGTGTCGTGGCGACGCTGGTGGCGCAGGCTTACTCTGGGGGTCTGCTCTGAAGGAAGATCTGACATGCCGTCGATTCATGAGTTCGCCCCCCAGGTGCTCGAACGCCTGCCGAGTCCGGTGTGGGTGGTTCAGGGCGACGGGGAAATTGCCTTCGCGAACACCGCTGCCGCCGTCGAGGTCGGCTGGTCAGACCCGCGGCAGCTACTCGGCATGCCCAGCCACGAGACGGTGCATCACCGGTACGTCGATGGTTCGGATTACCCACGTGATGCGTGTCTGGTGCTGCGCAACGGTACCCCGATGCCGTTCCATTCCGACTCCGACGAGTGGTTCATTCGCCGCGACGGCAGCATGTTCCCGATCGCGTGGTCATGTGCGCCCATCGAGATGCCCTCCGGCTCCGGCATAGTCGTTGCGTTCCGGGATGTCAGTGCTGACCGGCAGCGGAACCTGCTGCGCCACACCGGCCAGTGGGAAGCGGTGCTGGACGCGGCCCCCAGTGTGAAGGTCGTCCCCGCCAACCGCGAACTGCTGATGAACCGCATTCGCAGTTTCATCGTCGACAACGCTCTCGACGCGGCGCTCGACCCCACGGTGGTCGCCAAGGAGCATCACATCTCGTTGCGACTCTTGCAGGGGCTGTTCGCTGAAGCCGGCTCGTCTCCGGCCCGGTTCATCCGTGACCGCCGACTGATGCACGCCCGGAAGCTGCTCGATGATGGGGAATCCATCTCGCGGGCGGCAGCGCTGAGCGGGTTCTCGGACCTGGGCACGTTCACCCGCGCCTTCCGCCGCCGTTTCGGTTGTACCCCGTCGTCGTTCCTCAGGGGCTACCACACCCTGCCCTGACACCTGACCGGCTTTGACGTTCAGCGCACCAGGCGTCGTAGCAGTGTCGAGGCGACGGCGACACCCACTGCGGCCGCGGCCACCAGCACACCGATATCGAGTGCCATGTTCGACGGCGTCCCGATCAGCAGACCACGCAGGGCATTGACCTCGTAGCTCAGCGGATTGACCGCGGAGAGCCAGCGCAACCAGCCCGGCATGATGTCGACCGGGTAGAGCGCATTGGAGGCGAAGAACAGCGGCATGGTGATGGCCTGGCCGATGCCCATCAACCGGTCCCGGTTGCGCACCAGCCCGGCGAGCGACATCGACAGGCAGGCGAAGAACACCGCACCGAGCACCACCACGGCCATCGCTGCCAGGATCCGCAACGGGTTCCAGGTCAGCGAAACGCCCATCAGGTAGGCGATCGCCAGCACGCCGATCACCTGCGCGACCGAACGCACCCCCGCCGCGAATGACTTGCCTGCGACCAACGCCGACGCCGGCGCCGGCGTCACCATCAGCTTGGCCAGGATCCCGGCGTCGCGGTCCCAGACGATCTGGATCCCGTAGAAGATCGAGATGAACAGCGCCGACTGGGCGATGATCCCCGGGGCCAGGAACGCCAGGTAGGACACCGAACCGGTGTCGATGACATGCAGGTGGCTGAAGGTCTGGCCGAAGATCAGCAGCCATAACGCCGGCTGCACCATGCGTGTGATGAGTTCGGTGCGATCATGGCGCAGCTTCTGCAGTTCGACAAGCGCGAAAGTGCCCATCCGCAGCACCATTCCACGCAGCCGCCGCCAGCCGTGTGGGGCACGGACCAGGGTCGCAGCCGGATGTGGGTGTTCAGCTACCACGGCGCGCTGTCCTCCTGCTGGAGCGGATTTCTTTGAGTCCCTGGGGCGCCGCCTCTTCGAGCGCGGATCCGGCGTAGTGCCGAAAGACGTCTTCCAGGCTGGCGTCAGGGCCGACCTTCGCCTTCAACTCGGCCGGGCTGCCGACGGCCTGCAGTGTCCCGTGATGCAGCAGCGCCACCCGGTCGCACAGAACGTCGGCTTCTTCCATGTAGTGGGTGGTCAGCAGGACGGTCATGCCGAACTCGTCCTGCATCCGCTGGACCTGCGACCACACTCCGTCGCGGGCGATCGGATCGAGTCCGACGGTGGGCTCGTCGAGGATCAACAGCGACGGCCGGTTGACCAGGGCCTGGGCCAACTCGAGCCGCCGGACCATACCGCCGGAGTAGGTACCGGCCAGAGAGTCGGCGACGTCGAGCAGGTTCATCGCGGCCAGGGCGTCCTCGACGCGGCCGGAGCGTAGCCGGCGGGGGACGTCGTAGAGGCGGGCGAACCATTCGACGTTCTGTCGGCCGGTGAGCGCGGACTCGATCGAGAGTTGTTGGGGCACATAGCCGATGTTGTACCGGATGTCCATGGTCTGGTGTTTGGCGTCGAATCCGAAGATCGACACCTCGCCTTGTTGCACCGGGGTCAGCGTGGTCAGCACCCGCACGGCCGTGGTCTTCCCGGCACCGTTGGGGCCGAGCAGGCCCAGGGTCTCGCCCGGTTCGACGTGCAGGGTGAGGTCGTTGACGGCGGTGAAATCACCGTATCGGTGGGTGAGGTGCCGGCAGTCGATGGCGGGGACGCTGGTCATGGCGTGCGCTCGCCGAGCAGGTGTGTCATCTTGGTGATTACCTCTAATCCCGCTGTCAGAGCAGCGATTTCCTCAGCGTCGAGGTTGTCGATCACTTCGTTCAGGGCGGCCCGTCGGACGGCGCGTGAGGCGTCGGCGAGGCGCTGGGCGGGCTCGGTGAGCCGCAGCCGGCCCACCCGTCGGTCATCGGCGTCGACTTCGCGGACCAGTAGATCTCCGGCGGCCAACTTGGACACCAGCGTCGATGTGGAATTGGGTGCCAGCGCGAGCTCCGCGGCGGCCTTGCTGACCGAGATGCCGGGTTGTCGGCCCACCAAGCGCAGCAGTTCCGCTTGGGACTCGGTGAGGCCGGCATCGGTGCCGGGGCCGACGAAACTGCGTCCCGCCGAGCGCCGTACCTGCCGCCGGAACCGCCCGACGGTGCCCAGCAGCAGACTGATCAACTCGGTGTGAGACCCCACGACACCAAGATACCTCTGTTGCAGAGGTATCTCACCGTCGGGCCGGTAACCGGTGCAGGGTGACGTCACTCAGCGTGCCGTCGGCTGCGGTGGCGGTCATGTAGGTGCAGAACGGTTGGCGACGGCGATCGGTCGGCGATCCGGGATTCAGCAGCCGCAAGCACGTGGGCCCAGATGTCACCGTGGTGTCCCACGGGATGTGGCTGTGGCCGAAGACCAGCACGTCGGTGTCGGGATATTCGCGCGCCATGCGGGCGTCCCGGCCCACTGAGCCGCCGGTTTCGTGCACAACCGTGAACCGCACGCCTGCCAGGGAGGCATCGGCACGTTCAGGCAGGCGGGCTCGCAGATCTGGGCCGTCGTTGTTGCCCCAGCAGGCCACCAGCCGGGCCGACCGCTCTTCGAGCGCGTCGAGCAGGGCGACGTTCACCCAGTCACCGGCATGGATCACCACGTCGGCCCGGTCTACCTCGTCCCAAACCTGGGCCGGCAGGTCTCGCGCGCGTTTGGGGACATGGGTATCGGCGATCAGCAACAGGCGCATGCTGACGATGGTGCGCTATTCGGTTATGGCCCGGGCCTCGGCACCGGTCTCTCCGGCGTCCATCGCATCGTCGGAACCGGTACGGCCCACATATGAGCCGCTCTCATCGTCGTCGCCGCCACCGGCGCGGGATGCCGCCACGTGGTCGTCGTCCTGGACGCCTTGCTCGCTGTCGTCCTTGGGGTCTTTCGAATTCGCTGCCATGTCACCCCGGGTACCCGGGTGCGGGTTCCTGAAAAGCGGGACCCTCAGCCGGTGGTCGCCAGGAACGCCGTCCAATCGCCGAACAGTCCGCGTTGGACGAGTTCGATCCGGATGCCCAGCGGGTTGTTGTGGTAGGCGAAGACTTCGGTGCCGGCCTCGAAGGCGAAGCCGGCCGCGTCGAGACGCGAAGACGTGGCCGCGACGTCGTCGACGAAATAGCCGAGGTGATGGGCGGCGGTACCGGGGGAGGGCATCCACAGCGTGCCCGGGATCTGCTGCACCAGTTCCAGGTGCGGTGCCTGCACCGAGTAGCTCATCCGGAATTCGACGTCGCGCACCTGGTCTCCGATCCGGACGGCGATGGTGTTGGTCATCGGCGTCGTCCACCGGTAACCGCCGACGGCGGTCAGATCGCGCAGCGCAGTATCCAGGTCGGCGACCACGATGCCGGTGTGGAACAGGTCGGCCGGTTCGAGCACGGACGGCATCGACGCCTCCTTGTGGGTTACAGAACGCGGACCCACTGTAACCGTGCTGCTGTCGCGTCGGCCGCGTCCAGGCAGAACCGCACCGGCGTCACCGGCGCCGACCACGGGCTGGTTGACTACCCGCAGACAATGTCGGGACAGGAGCTGAGTACGCATGACCCCAAGCACAGATGCGACCAAGCCGCTGGCCGGCGTGCGGGTGGTCGAGATCTCCAGCTTCGTTGCGGTTCCGCTCGCCGGGATGACGTTGGCGCAGCTCGGCTGTGAGGTGATCCGCGTGGACCCGGTGGGCGGCGCGGCCGATTACAAGCGTTGGCCGCTGGCCGACAGTGGCGACAGCATCTACTGGGCCGGGCTGAACAAGGGCAAGCGCTCGGTGGCCGTGGACTTCCGCTCCGCGGACGGTCAGGACCTGGTGCAGCGGCTGATCACCGACAGTGGACCGGCCGGTGGCATCCTCATCACCAATGTCGTTGGCCGTCAATGGCACTCGTATGAGCAGTTGTCGGCACGCCGCCCCGACCTGATTCACCTCGAGGTGTCCGGACGGGCAGACGGCGGCACCGGGGTCGACTACACCGTCAACGCCGGGATCGGCTTCCCGATGGTGACCGGCCCGGCCACCGAGGAAGGGCCGATCAACCACGTGCTGCCGGCCTGGGACGTCGCCTGTGGGCTTTATGCGGCGCTGGGCATCACCGCGGCGCTGCGCCACCGCGACGCCACCGGGGAAGGCAGCCGTATCCGGGTTCCGCTCGAAGACGTGGCGCTGGCCACCGCGGGCAACCTCGGTTTCCTGACCGAACCGATGATCACCGGCACCCAACGCCAGCGGCTCGGCAACGCCATCTACGGGCAGTACGGCGCCAACTTCACCAGTTCCGACGGCGCGTCGTTCATGCTGGTGGCACTGACCGCCCGGCACATCCGCGACCTCGCCGAGTTGACCGGCACCACCAAAGCCGTTGCCGCGCTGGCAGATGCGTTGGACGCCGACTTCGCCGACGAGGGTGACAGATACCGGCACCGCGACGCGCTCACCGGGCTGTTCGCCGTCTGGTTCCGCGAGCACAGCACCGAGGAGATCGAGTCGGCACTGGCTGCCACCTCCATCCTGTGGGAACGCTACCGAACCTTCGCCGAGGCGGCCGTCGACGACCGGGTGACTGCCAACCCCTTGTTCAGCGCGCTCGAGCAACCCCGCATCGGCCGCTACCTGGCTCCCGGAATCCCATTGATGGTCAACGGAATTCACACTCCCGCGGTGCCCGCGCCCGCACTGGGAGATGACACCGCCGACGTGCTCACCGAGCTGGGCCTGACCCCGGGCCAGCTGCACGAGCTCACCGACTCGGGCACCGTCGGATGAGCGCACTGCTGGAACTGCTGGAGCTGCGCGGCGGGGGCGACACCTGGCAGGCTCCCGGACACGGACCAGAAGGCAAGCGCGCGTTCGGCGGCCAGTTCCTGGCGCAGTCGATGGCCGCCGCCGGCCGCACGGTTGTCGCTGAGGCCCTGCCCACCAGCCTGCATCTGCAGTTCCTACGCGGCGGTGACTCCGGCGCACCGGTCGACTACCAGATCGAGCGGCTCTACGACGGTCGCACCGCGATGACACGTCGTGTGCTCGCCCGCCAAGGTGACCGGATCATCACCTCGGCGACAGCGTCGTTCGCGGTGCCGCTGCCCGGTCCCGAGCACGGACAGTACGACGCACTGCCTGAGGACCCCGATGCGCTGCCCGCCACCGGCCCGGCCGGACCCGCACCCGGGCTGCCGCTGGACGAACTCGACATCCGGATCGCCGACCACGGGACCGGCGCCGGCTTCGTTCGCCGGTTGTATTGGCGGGCAACCGTTTCGGTGCCGGAGGATCCGCTGCTGCACACCTGCCTGGCGTTGTTCGTCACCGATGTGTACATGATCGATCCCGCCCTGCGGGTGCACGGCCATGCGATGAGCGACCGCAGCCATCGCAGCGGCACCACCGACGCCTCGGTGTGGTTTCACCGGCCCGTGCACGCCGACCGCTGGAATCTGCTGGAATCCCGATCGCCGGCCGCCGCGCGCGGTCGCGGGGTGGTGACGGCACAACTGGCCGGCGCCGACGGCGAGATCTACGCGACCGCGGTGCAGGAGGGGCTGATCGCGGCCAGGCAGTAGTGCTGAGCAAGATGGGGTGCAGGTCAACGAGAGGATGAAATCCATGCGGACGTTCGAATCGGTCGATGAGCTGGTTGCGGCCAAAGGTGAAGAGCTCGGCTCCAGCGAGTGGGTCACCATCAGCCAGGACGAGGTGAACATGTTCGCCGACGCCACCGGCGACCATCAGTGGATTCACGTCGACCCGGAGAAGGCGGCCAGCGGACCCTTCGGCACGACGATCGCCCATGGGTTCATGACGCTGTCGCTGCTGCCCCGGCTGATGCACCAGATCTACACCGTCAAGGGCATCAAGCTGGCCATCAATTACGGCCTGAACAAGGTGCGCTTCCCGGCGCCGGTGCCGGTGGGTTCCAAGGTCCGGGGCACCAGCACGCTGACTGACACCCAGGACATCGGGCAGGGCACCGTGCAGGTGACGGTCACCACGACGATCGAGATCGAGGGTGCGGCCAAGCCGGCCTGCGTCGCCGAGAGCATCCTGCGCTATATCAGCTGACCCCGGCCGTCACACCCCCCCCGGCGCCATTTCCCATTCCCCATTTCCCATTTCCCGCGAGCGTGCGCGTCCCCGCCCAACACGCCGGGCGCATTTCGTGTTCTGCGCACGCTCGCGCAAGTGGCAATCGGCCCTCACAACGTCAGTTCGCTCAGCCCGGGGTGCTCGGCTGGCCGGGGGCCGCTGTCATCCCAGTGGAACAACCGCTCGGCCGCGGTGATCGCCACATCATTGATGCTCGCGTGCCGGGTGTTCATCAAACCGTCGGCGTCGAACGCCCAGTTCTCGTTGCCGTACGCGCGGAACCACTGGCCGGTGCCGTCGTGGTACTCGTAGGCGAACCTCACGGCGATGTGGTTCTCACTGTGGGCCCACAGCTCCTTGATCAGCCGGTAGTCCAGTTCCCGGGCCCACTTGTCGGTGAGGAACTCGATGATTGCCGGCCGTCCCTGGACGAAGGTCGAGCGGTTCCGCCACCAGCTGTCGGGGGTGTAGGCCAGCGCGACCTTGCCGGGATTGCGAGTGTTCCAGGCGTTCTCGGCGGCGCGGACCTTCTCGATCGCGGTCTCGCGGGTGAACGGCGGCAGCGGTGCCCGGGGCGTGCGGATCTCGGTGGGGTCATCCATGGGCTCTACTGTCCTCGCGGCTCGTGGGGTTGTCGCGAGGGGGCGCAGACTACGAGATTTCCTCGGCGTGTCAGCCGGGGACGCGCACGCTCGCGGGAAAAGGGAAGGTCAGTAGGCGTCGAAGGCGAGTTTGATCGCCAGTGCCAAGCCGGCCACGCCGATCACCCAGCGGATCGGGGCGGCGGGGGCGTGGCGGACCACCACCGGACCCAGCCGTGAACCCAGCACACAGCCGATGGCCAGCGGGATCACCGAGGGCCAGTGCACCGGCGCCATCACGATGAAGATGATCGCGGCCACGCCGTTGGAGGCGCCGAGCATCACGTTCTTGGCCGCGTTGGCGTTGGCCAGCGACGCAGTCCCGGCCCGCAGCAGCAACGCCAACAGCAGCACGCCCGCCGCCGCCCCGAAATAGCCGCCGTAGATCGCGATCAGCAGGACCGCGCCGCCCAGGAGCAGCAGTACGCCGCGACTGCGGGGCGGCGCCTCTCCCGGCAGGGTCGGCCGCGCCGGTCGCGGCCATACGATGGCGACCGCCGAGAACCCGATCAGCAGCGGTACCAGCTTTTCGAATCCTTCTGCCGGCGTCGACAACAGCAGCACCCCGCCGATCGCCCCGCCGAGTGCGGCCACCGGGACGGTGCGCAGCAGGAAGGGTCCTTGGCCGCGCAGTTCGGGGCGCGACCCGATGATCGATCCGACGGCGTTGCCCACCAGCGCGACGGTGTTGGTGACGTTGGCCGCCACCGGCGGCAACCCCACGGCCAGCAGCGCCGGGTACGTCGCCACCGACGCCAGACCGGCGACGCTGCCGGTGAGTCCGCCGGCTACTCCGGCCGCGAACAGCAGTGCGATCTCGGCCCAGTTCACGACAGCACAGGGCCATGCATAGGAAATGTATGTATAGACAAAGTCTGGCACACGTGGCTAGGTCGTAGAGTTGCGCCCCCGGCGACGGTCCCGTTCGGAGGACAGCCGCCGCGTCTCGTCGGATACCGGCGCTGACAGGATCGCGGCCACGACGTCGATGAGGTGACTCAGAAACAGTCGGTTGTCGGTGTGCGGGCCGGATTCGGCGCGCCGGGCCAGCGTCACCGCCGTGTAGACCAGCGCGTCGAAACGGGGGTGTAGTTTCGCGCTCTCGGGGTCCAGCAGCGGTGCCACCACCGCGCGCCACCGGCGCAGGCTGCCGAACCGGCCGTCGGCCGCAGCGAGCATCGGACTGGGGCGGTTGAGTAGCTCGGCGTAGACCCGCAGGAACTGCGGCCCGCCACTGGAATCGTCGAGCTTGGCCCCGAGCGGGCGCACCAGCGCGGCGGCCATCACCCGAAGCGACGGCTCACCTGCGCCGGCATCATGCACCGCGTCGAGCAGTGCGTGCCTGCGTTCGTCGACGGCCGGCAGATGCTTGTCCAGAATGGCGCGCAGCACCCCGTCGCGGTCGGAGAAGTGGTACTGCACGGCGATGACGTTCTTGGCACCGGCACTGCGGGCGATCTCGCGCAGGCTCACGCCTTCGACGCCCCGGTCGGCGAACAACTGCTCGGCGGCGGCGAGCAGGTTCGCGCGGGTATCGGTGGTGGGCACCAGGTCTACAGTTCGGCGACGTCGCGTTCCAGCCGCTCGGCCAGCCGGGCCTGGGCCTCGGCGCGCCGGGTGGGGATATGCGCCGACGGGAACATCGTGTGGACGGGCTGGTACTCCTTGAGGGTGCGGCGGGCCAGGGTGAGCTTGTGGACTTCGGTTGGGCCGTCGGCGATTCCGAGCGATTGCGCCGCCACCATCATCTTGACGAACGGCATCTCGTTGGAGACCCCCAGCGCGCCGTGCAGATGCATCGCCCGCTGCACCACGTCGTGCAGGACCGCGGGCATGGCCACCTTCACCGCGGCGA
Proteins encoded:
- a CDS encoding MarR family winged helix-turn-helix transcriptional regulator, whose amino-acid sequence is MGSHTELISLLLGTVGRFRRQVRRSAGRSFVGPGTDAGLTESQAELLRLVGRQPGISVSKAAAELALAPNSTSTLVSKLAAGDLLVREVDADDRRVGRLRLTEPAQRLADASRAVRRAALNEVIDNLDAEEIAALTAGLEVITKMTHLLGERTP
- a CDS encoding metallophosphoesterase family protein; translation: MRLLLIADTHVPKRARDLPAQVWDEVDRADVVIHAGDWVNVALLDALEERSARLVACWGNNDGPDLRARLPERADASLAGVRFTVVHETGGSVGRDARMAREYPDTDVLVFGHSHIPWDTTVTSGPTCLRLLNPGSPTDRRRQPFCTYMTATAADGTLSDVTLHRLPARR
- a CDS encoding VOC family protein; this translates as MPSVLEPADLFHTGIVVADLDTALRDLTAVGGYRWTTPMTNTIAVRIGDQVRDVEFRMSYSVQAPHLELVQQIPGTLWMPSPGTAAHHLGYFVDDVAATSSRLDAAGFAFEAGTEVFAYHNNPLGIRIELVQRGLFGDWTAFLATTG
- a CDS encoding CoA transferase, whose protein sequence is MTPSTDATKPLAGVRVVEISSFVAVPLAGMTLAQLGCEVIRVDPVGGAADYKRWPLADSGDSIYWAGLNKGKRSVAVDFRSADGQDLVQRLITDSGPAGGILITNVVGRQWHSYEQLSARRPDLIHLEVSGRADGGTGVDYTVNAGIGFPMVTGPATEEGPINHVLPAWDVACGLYAALGITAALRHRDATGEGSRIRVPLEDVALATAGNLGFLTEPMITGTQRQRLGNAIYGQYGANFTSSDGASFMLVALTARHIRDLAELTGTTKAVAALADALDADFADEGDRYRHRDALTGLFAVWFREHSTEEIESALAATSILWERYRTFAEAAVDDRVTANPLFSALEQPRIGRYLAPGIPLMVNGIHTPAVPAPALGDDTADVLTELGLTPGQLHELTDSGTVG
- a CDS encoding acyl-CoA thioesterase; its protein translation is MSALLELLELRGGGDTWQAPGHGPEGKRAFGGQFLAQSMAAAGRTVVAEALPTSLHLQFLRGGDSGAPVDYQIERLYDGRTAMTRRVLARQGDRIITSATASFAVPLPGPEHGQYDALPEDPDALPATGPAGPAPGLPLDELDIRIADHGTGAGFVRRLYWRATVSVPEDPLLHTCLALFVTDVYMIDPALRVHGHAMSDRSHRSGTTDASVWFHRPVHADRWNLLESRSPAAARGRGVVTAQLAGADGEIYATAVQEGLIAARQ
- a CDS encoding MaoC family dehydratase translates to MRTFESVDELVAAKGEELGSSEWVTISQDEVNMFADATGDHQWIHVDPEKAASGPFGTTIAHGFMTLSLLPRLMHQIYTVKGIKLAINYGLNKVRFPAPVPVGSKVRGTSTLTDTQDIGQGTVQVTVTTTIEIEGAAKPACVAESILRYIS
- a CDS encoding nuclear transport factor 2 family protein, whose product is MDDPTEIRTPRAPLPPFTRETAIEKVRAAENAWNTRNPGKVALAYTPDSWWRNRSTFVQGRPAIIEFLTDKWARELDYRLIKELWAHSENHIAVRFAYEYHDGTGQWFRAYGNENWAFDADGLMNTRHASINDVAITAAERLFHWDDSGPRPAEHPGLSELTL
- a CDS encoding sulfite exporter TauE/SafE family protein, which translates into the protein MNWAEIALLFAAGVAGGLTGSVAGLASVATYPALLAVGLPPVAANVTNTVALVGNAVGSIIGSRPELRGQGPFLLRTVPVAALGGAIGGVLLLSTPAEGFEKLVPLLIGFSAVAIVWPRPARPTLPGEAPPRSRGVLLLLGGAVLLIAIYGGYFGAAAGVLLLALLLRAGTASLANANAAKNVMLGASNGVAAIIFIVMAPVHWPSVIPLAIGCVLGSRLGPVVVRHAPAAPIRWVIGVAGLALAIKLAFDAY
- a CDS encoding TetR/AcrR family transcriptional regulator — translated: MPTTDTRANLLAAAEQLFADRGVEGVSLREIARSAGAKNVIAVQYHFSDRDGVLRAILDKHLPAVDERRHALLDAVHDAGAGEPSLRVMAAALVRPLGAKLDDSSGGPQFLRVYAELLNRPSPMLAAADGRFGSLRRWRAVVAPLLDPESAKLHPRFDALVYTAVTLARRAESGPHTDNRLFLSHLIDVVAAILSAPVSDETRRLSSERDRRRGRNSTT